A single genomic interval of Cucumis sativus cultivar 9930 chromosome 5, Cucumber_9930_V3, whole genome shotgun sequence harbors:
- the LOC116403821 gene encoding secreted RxLR effector protein 161-like: protein MAARRTIHFTVVLRILHYVKETLGHGLQCFSESSLVLSGYSDVDWAGDPIDRRSTTGYCFYLGYSLISWRSKKQSVVSRSSTESEYRALVDATAELLWLCWLLADMGAPQQGPTLLH from the coding sequence ATGGCTGCTCGTCGAACAATCCATTTTACTGTTGTTCTGCGCATTCTTCACTATGTCAAGGAAACGTTAGGGCATGGTCTTCAATGCTTTTCTGAATCTTCCCTTGTGTTATCTGGCTATTCTGATGTCGATTGGGCTGGGGATCCCATTGATCGACGATCTACCACAGGTTACTGTTTCTACTTAGGTTATTCTCTCATTTCATGGCGTagtaagaaacaaagtgtTGTCTCACGTTCCAGTACTGAATCTGAATATCGCGCTCTTGTTGACGCTACCGCTGAACTACTATGGCTTTGTTGGCTCCTTGCTGATATGGGTGCCCCTCAACAGGGTCCCACCCTCCTCCATTGA